A single genomic interval of bacterium harbors:
- a CDS encoding DUF2723 domain-containing protein, giving the protein MKRAISGKGKQKIESSRQKKRKQWRFVFKFPKFLIPKDEPIVPRAFTPIDYAGGILVFFICWAVYLHTLIPTIGFHDSGDMVTAAFVLGIPHPTGYPLYCLLGKLWMTILPIGNIAYRMNLASALSASLACMMVYFIILKVGSKNMSTEHGAKSMEQKTPGSKLQAQCLLLSRISSLVPAAVSALMLAFATTFWEQAVIAEKYTLNALFATLLIFILLKWAEAMSLEHGAKSLEQKAQSSRLKAQSYLYLFAFTLGLSFTHHIQTIYLVPASIFFIVAVYWKKWMQQKQSFYSLVSTLSPLLLKMLCLFILPLFLYLYLPIRASAHPPVNWGDPETLGRFIEHITAKWYRNHYLVSNIDFSRIYEHINSFFIPEFFLFGLGIIGLFILFKNKRIIFSIFLFLIILTNIFNSIRYTIGNIQDYYIPCFIIFSILSGYSIIEITKVVLGITRKIEKSKISLYIFLTIFLFIPIISLDKHYYYNNKRLYYYAYDYGINILKPLQGNAIIFPKYDEDSFLIWYLHWAEKVASNLVIIPIADLENDYFIQILKEKYPHVVSSSITQNHQVSNVIKRFNNIVNHNIKNYSIYVNQGESIVMNNYLLIPEGSFARILEKNITKKAICRLLENNGVKLTYRDNNRIFRDSKALLMMENYAASYNNRSCKYLDIGKYDKAIIEAEKAIEVKPDFIDAHCTLAVIYKEKGEYNKAIKKVKEILKINPYYVNAHILLGSIFEIQGKIFNAIKEYKIIMKIYSKDMTIHKEEIICIHNILCRLYIKIERIDRAINECKKILEIIPDDFKTHQNLAGLYYKRGQFKESALEFREVIKLDSNNLYAKEMLDELNKIIKKDGG; this is encoded by the coding sequence ATGAAAAGGGCAATTAGTGGAAAAGGTAAACAAAAGATAGAAAGCAGTAGGCAGAAAAAGAGAAAACAGTGGAGATTTGTTTTTAAATTTCCAAAGTTTCTGATACCGAAGGATGAGCCAATTGTTCCAAGGGCATTTACTCCAATAGATTATGCAGGTGGGATATTGGTATTTTTCATCTGCTGGGCAGTGTATCTACACACCTTGATTCCTACGATTGGGTTTCATGACTCTGGGGATATGGTAACTGCTGCTTTTGTACTTGGTATCCCTCATCCAACTGGTTATCCTCTTTACTGTCTGCTTGGTAAACTTTGGATGACTATTCTGCCGATAGGTAACATTGCCTATCGGATGAATTTAGCTTCGGCGTTGAGTGCTTCTCTGGCGTGTATGATGGTGTACTTTATCATTTTAAAAGTAGGAAGTAAGAATATGAGCACGGAGCACGGAGCAAAGAGCATGGAGCAAAAAACTCCAGGCTCCAAGCTCCAGGCTCAATGCTTACTTTTATCTCGCATCTCGTCCCTCGTCCCTGCTGCGGTATCAGCACTCATGCTTGCCTTTGCCACTACCTTCTGGGAGCAGGCAGTAATAGCTGAAAAATACACACTGAATGCTTTGTTTGCCACGCTGCTAATCTTCATCCTGCTAAAGTGGGCAGAAGCGATGAGCTTGGAGCACGGAGCAAAGAGCCTGGAGCAAAAAGCTCAAAGCTCAAGGCTCAAGGCTCAAAGCTATCTCTATCTCTTCGCTTTCACCCTCGGTTTATCCTTCACCCATCACATACAAACAATTTATTTAGTTCCAGCAAGTATATTTTTTATTGTAGCAGTGTACTGGAAAAAATGGATGCAACAAAAACAATCATTCTACTCTCTAGTCTCTACTCTCTCCCCTCTACTTTTAAAGATGCTTTGTTTATTCATCTTGCCATTATTCTTATACCTATATCTACCAATTCGAGCAAGTGCTCATCCACCAGTTAATTGGGGTGATCCTGAAACTTTAGGAAGGTTTATAGAACATATAACTGCTAAGTGGTATAGAAACCATTATTTAGTTTCAAATATAGATTTTTCTCGAATATATGAGCATATCAATAGCTTTTTTATTCCTGAATTTTTCCTCTTTGGGTTAGGTATAATAGGATTATTCATACTCTTTAAGAATAAAAGAATTATTTTTTCTATCTTTTTGTTTTTAATTATATTAACTAATATCTTTAATTCTATAAGATACACTATTGGAAATATTCAAGATTATTATATTCCTTGTTTTATAATATTTTCTATACTAAGTGGATATAGTATTATAGAGATAACAAAAGTAGTTTTAGGAATAACAAGAAAAATAGAAAAATCAAAGATATCCCTGTATATATTTTTAACCATATTTCTATTTATACCAATTATCTCTTTAGATAAACATTATTACTATAATAATAAAAGGTTATACTATTATGCTTATGATTATGGTATAAACATACTTAAGCCTTTGCAAGGAAATGCAATTATTTTTCCTAAATATGATGAGGATAGTTTTCTTATATGGTATCTTCATTGGGCTGAAAAAGTAGCATCTAATCTGGTGATTATTCCTATTGCTGATTTAGAAAACGATTACTTTATTCAAATTCTTAAAGAGAAATATCCTCATGTAGTTTCATCTTCCATAACTCAGAATCATCAAGTTTCTAATGTTATAAAGAGATTTAATAATATTGTAAATCATAATATTAAAAATTACTCAATTTATGTAAATCAAGGGGAATCTATTGTAATGAATAATTATCTATTAATTCCCGAAGGTAGCTTTGCTAGAATTTTAGAGAAGAATATAACTAAGAAAGCAATTTGTAGATTGCTTGAAAATAATGGAGTGAAGCTTACATATAGAGATAATAATAGAATTTTTAGAGATTCCAAAGCTCTATTGATGATGGAGAATTATGCAGCTTCTTATAATAATAGGAGTTGTAAGTATTTAGATATAGGAAAGTATGATAAAGCTATTATTGAAGCTGAAAAGGCGATAGAGGTAAAACCTGATTTTATAGATGCTCATTGCACCCTTGCAGTTATTTATAAAGAGAAAGGTGAATACAATAAAGCTATTAAAAAAGTAAAGGAAATTTTAAAAATAAACCCTTATTATGTTAATGCTCATATACTCCTTGGAAGTATATTTGAAATTCAAGGAAAGATCTTTAATGCTATTAAAGAATATAAAATTATTATGAAAATATATTCAAAAGATATGACCATTCATAAAGAGGAGATTATTTGTATACACAACATTCTATGTAGACTATATATTAAAATAGAGAGAATAGACAGAGCTATCAATGAATGTAAAAAAATTCTTGAGATTATTCCAGATGATTTTAAAACGCATCAGAACTTAGCAGGCCTTTATTATAAAAGAGGGCAATTTAAAGAATCAGCGTTAGAATTTAGGGAGGTAATAAAACTTGACTCCAACAATCTTTATGCTAAAGAGATGTTAGATGAATTAAACAAAATTATTAAAAAAGATGGAGGATAA
- a CDS encoding choice-of-anchor Q domain-containing protein produces MGKKILCGCLLFLGTVNGAARVEAIGSVTVYDNSGNFIGSYTTIQEGINACPNEGTVTIAGGIYTGTENKNLSWSNKHITVKSQNGPENCIIDCQNSGRGFNFGNSGQNSSDVINGFTIRNAKNPWTGGNHPDGCGGGILCWNECSPTITNCIITNNAAQNGGGIYCYHSCPTITNCIITSNIGYGDGGGISCDGAHIILTNCIITNNTALDSGGISCFVSSPTITNCIITNNIASREGGGIYCNASCPTITYSNLWNNSPENYKGINNSPENYQTEINGNISADPKFINEGDYHFLSISSCIDRGSNTVLAISSTDLDGNPRIVNGTVDMGAYEYQGSPTIAYINILPTAGVVSTIVTISGVGFYSTELIQMDFGTSLTITTVSTVLTGSFTTTFTIDTQPYGTTTIRATGLNSSKTAETVFCLLPRISMVVPSSGTVGTMVTISGDGFAKVEGVSISFDTTPNVTQGIASTCGTFTTTFTVDTQPYGTTTICACGNDSGGCAAATFFIQPNIIFVTPSSGTIGSFVTVAGNGYRATELVCIDFGTTRTIQLTSTYAEGNFTTIFTIDTQPYGITTIVVTGVNSNARAYATFTILPNIILVSPSRGTVGSFVTIRGNGFGQWELICIRFGMTPTIQSVSTYAQGSFTTYFTINTQPYGTTTIRAVGVNTQAEDSDSFFILPNIILLTPYQGTVGSCVTMAGNGFGQMEEIRIDFGTTMAICNVTSTAYGSFSALFTINSQPYGITSIVALGLITSSRVYALFTIVPKIILSPTAGQIGSMVRVSGNGFEATELIRIEFGTTPTITSATTNAFGGFEVTFTVDSQPIGTTTITAYGLMTDIYAQTTFYILPTTLLKITPAIQNIGVNSTFTCQVEIENVSELAAGDLYISYDSNILEVTRIGTGTFPPNCSAVSKITAGKIDYSFGLFSGSATGSGILCFLHFKAIAGGTSSVRIDTTQDRKTILLKIDIDTPVEIPFTKEDAIYYVISKIKIKPQDKIIKADEDVEYQCIGECGSGLALDVTGSTTFTSNGGGSFTLNTFLAKYMSTYTIQGEYLGFIGTTSVIILPGTPTTLVYVSGNGQVNTCTFTLKDPFIVKVVDKYENPCQNVEVKWEIISTPSGATGYSISPTKTTTNVQGTVSSFLTLGTEPPGTYTIHAISTGLSGSPCIFTAHSLRRFGNIAGFCLLKLGTVTLGTCSDIEVRIVELSTTTTTNDDSYFIFENIPVGTYTLNFDTWGASPSTKTNICISPTQFEDTTYIGTITLLAGDVNNDGQVNIGDWPLFADAWREKATKTHTNWNEYKEADFNHDSKVDAYDFIVIRNNFGEQQKGRVKELIAMSTKAKKTSGKIELSFDLETLEGVDIDELRVGNIIYLKIYVRDAKDYLGGEIHLAFNPKVLQVIDADNSKDGIQIQPGDFPQGSLNYTPVELKNEVDNLVGKIDYAVAVWEPEQEEKGILAIVPFKVISCGAYSKVNFEFDDEENRETMFIERIGQEQPVDQQPEILPDEVIIKVPAVFNNLQAALVYPNPAYKGQEVTFTQITTDKQVTLRIYNIAGELVIEKQKDNINDSQIKWNLKNKDNEYVASGIYIYFLKDEPGSIKKGKIGVIK; encoded by the coding sequence ATGGGAAAGAAGATTTTATGCGGATGTTTATTGTTTTTAGGAACGGTAAATGGTGCGGCGAGAGTAGAAGCAATAGGCTCAGTTACAGTATATGATAACTCAGGAAATTTTATTGGAAGTTATACCACTATCCAAGAAGGAATAAATGCTTGTCCTAATGAAGGTACCGTCACTATAGCAGGTGGAATATATACTGGGACAGAGAATAAAAACTTGTCTTGGAGTAATAAGCATATTACTGTAAAATCTCAGAATGGCCCAGAGAATTGTATCATTGACTGCCAAAATAGTGGAAGGGGATTTAATTTTGGTAATAGTGGACAAAATAGCAGTGATGTAATTAATGGTTTTACTATCAGGAATGCAAAAAATCCTTGGACTGGAGGTAATCATCCTGATGGCTGTGGTGGTGGAATCTTATGCTGGAATGAATGTTCCCCAACTATTACAAACTGTATAATTACCAACAACGCTGCTCAGAATGGTGGTGGCATATACTGCTATCATTCCTGCCCAACTATCACTAACTGCATAATCACCAGTAATATAGGTTACGGGGATGGTGGTGGAATTTCCTGTGATGGTGCCCACATAATACTCACTAATTGCATAATCACTAATAATACGGCACTCGATAGTGGTGGAATTTCCTGCTTTGTGTCATCTCCAACCATTACCAACTGCATAATCACTAACAATATAGCATCTAGAGAGGGTGGTGGAATCTACTGTAATGCATCATGTCCAACCATTACATATAGCAATCTTTGGAATAATAGCCCAGAAAATTACAAGGGAATCAATAATAGCCCTGAAAATTATCAGACAGAAATCAATGGCAACATTTCTGCTGACCCCAAATTCATTAACGAAGGCGACTACCATTTTCTATCTATCTCCTCTTGCATTGACAGAGGTTCAAACACAGTACTTGCTATTTCTTCAACTGATTTAGATGGGAATCCAAGGATAGTAAATGGCACCGTAGATATGGGAGCTTATGAGTATCAAGGCAGTCCTACCATTGCTTACATTAATATCTTACCTACTGCTGGAGTGGTAAGTACTATAGTTACAATTTCAGGTGTTGGGTTTTACTCAACCGAACTGATCCAAATGGATTTTGGCACATCACTTACTATTACTACTGTTTCTACTGTTTTAACAGGCAGCTTTACTACCACATTTACAATTGATACTCAGCCTTATGGGACCACTACTATTAGGGCTACAGGATTGAATTCGAGTAAAACTGCAGAAACAGTATTTTGTCTCCTACCACGCATATCTATGGTTGTGCCTTCAAGTGGGACTGTAGGGACTATGGTGACAATTAGTGGTGATGGCTTTGCAAAAGTGGAAGGTGTTAGCATCTCCTTTGACACTACTCCAAATGTTACTCAGGGTATTGCCAGCACTTGCGGCACTTTTACCACTACCTTTACCGTAGATACCCAGCCTTATGGCACAACAACTATCTGTGCTTGTGGAAATGACTCTGGTGGATGTGCGGCTGCTACCTTCTTTATCCAGCCTAACATCATCTTTGTTACACCAAGTAGCGGGACAATAGGCTCTTTTGTTACTGTTGCGGGTAATGGTTACAGAGCCACAGAATTAGTCTGCATTGATTTTGGCACAACACGCACAATTCAGTTAACCTCTACTTATGCTGAAGGTAACTTTACTACTATTTTTACCATTGATACCCAACCTTATGGAATTACTACTATTGTGGTTACTGGAGTGAATTCTAATGCCAGAGCGTATGCTACTTTTACTATCCTACCTAACATTATACTTGTCTCACCCAGCCGGGGGACCGTGGGTAGTTTTGTAACCATAAGGGGTAATGGTTTTGGTCAATGGGAGCTAATTTGTATAAGATTCGGTATGACACCAACTATTCAAAGTGTATCTACTTATGCCCAGGGTAGTTTTACTACTTACTTTACCATTAATACCCAGCCTTATGGCACAACGACAATTCGAGCGGTAGGCGTTAATACTCAAGCAGAAGATAGTGATTCCTTCTTTATCCTGCCCAATATTATCTTGCTAACCCCTTATCAAGGCACGGTGGGTAGTTGTGTGACTATGGCAGGTAACGGCTTTGGACAAATGGAAGAGATACGAATAGACTTTGGGACGACGATGGCTATCTGTAATGTTACTTCTACTGCCTATGGTAGTTTTTCTGCTCTCTTTACTATCAATTCTCAGCCTTATGGCATTACCTCGATTGTGGCTTTAGGACTTATCACTAGCTCAAGAGTATATGCCTTATTTACGATTGTGCCAAAGATTATCCTTTCACCTACAGCCGGGCAAATAGGAAGTATGGTGAGAGTATCTGGTAATGGTTTTGAGGCAACTGAATTAATCAGGATTGAGTTTGGGACTACTCCTACTATTACTTCAGCTACTACTAATGCCTTCGGTGGATTTGAGGTAACATTTACCGTCGATAGCCAGCCAATTGGAACGACAACTATTACGGCTTATGGTTTGATGACCGATATTTATGCTCAGACAACCTTTTATATCCTCCCAACCACTCTCTTGAAGATTACCCCTGCCATACAGAATATTGGGGTTAATTCAACATTTACCTGCCAGGTGGAGATAGAGAATGTAAGTGAATTAGCAGCAGGTGATTTGTATATTAGCTATGACTCAAATATACTGGAAGTAACAAGAATAGGTACCGGGACATTTCCACCCAATTGTAGTGCAGTAAGTAAAATTACTGCTGGTAAGATAGATTATTCCTTTGGATTATTCTCTGGCTCTGCTACTGGCTCAGGAATACTCTGCTTCCTACATTTTAAAGCGATTGCAGGTGGGACATCAAGTGTAAGAATTGATACAACTCAAGACCGCAAAACAATATTACTTAAAATTGATATAGACACCCCGGTGGAAATCCCGTTTACTAAAGAAGATGCGATATATTATGTAATTAGTAAGATTAAAATTAAACCTCAGGATAAAATAATAAAGGCAGATGAGGATGTTGAATATCAATGTATTGGAGAGTGTGGTAGTGGATTAGCACTTGATGTTACTGGCTCTACTACCTTTACTTCAAATGGAGGTGGCTCATTTACACTTAATACCTTCCTTGCAAAATATATGAGTACCTATACAATTCAAGGGGAATATCTTGGATTTATTGGAACTACATCAGTGATTATCCTACCTGGCACTCCAACAACTTTAGTTTATGTATCAGGAAATGGTCAGGTTAATACCTGTACCTTTACCTTAAAAGACCCATTTATAGTTAAGGTAGTGGATAAATATGAAAACCCTTGCCAGAATGTAGAGGTAAAGTGGGAAATTATCTCTACCCCTTCTGGTGCAACAGGTTATTCTATCTCTCCAACTAAAACCACAACCAATGTTCAAGGAACAGTTTCATCTTTCCTTACCTTAGGTACAGAACCTCCAGGAACATATACCATACATGCAATATCAACTGGGCTATCAGGCTCTCCCTGTATCTTTACTGCCCATTCATTAAGGCGATTTGGTAATATAGCTGGTTTTTGTTTGTTGAAGTTAGGAACAGTTACATTAGGTACATGCTCAGATATTGAAGTAAGGATTGTTGAACTTAGCACAACTACAACTACTAATGATGACTCTTACTTCATATTTGAGAATATACCAGTAGGCACCTACACCCTTAACTTTGATACCTGGGGAGCATCTCCATCAACTAAGACCAATATTTGTATTAGTCCAACACAATTTGAAGATACTACTTACATTGGTACTATTACGCTATTAGCAGGAGATGTAAATAATGATGGTCAGGTAAATATTGGAGATTGGCCGTTATTTGCAGATGCATGGCGAGAGAAGGCAACTAAAACTCATACAAATTGGAATGAATATAAAGAGGCAGATTTTAATCATGATAGTAAAGTAGATGCATACGATTTTATTGTTATTAGAAATAATTTTGGTGAACAACAAAAAGGTAGGGTTAAAGAATTAATTGCGATGTCCACAAAGGCTAAAAAGACCTCTGGTAAAATAGAGTTATCTTTTGACCTTGAGACACTTGAAGGAGTAGATATTGATGAACTGCGTGTTGGGAATATTATCTATCTTAAAATATATGTTCGCGATGCAAAAGACTATCTTGGTGGTGAAATCCATCTTGCTTTTAATCCAAAGGTATTACAAGTAATAGATGCGGATAACAGCAAAGATGGTATCCAGATTCAACCAGGGGATTTTCCACAAGGTTCATTAAATTATACACCTGTTGAACTAAAGAATGAAGTAGATAATTTAGTTGGTAAGATTGATTATGCAGTAGCAGTTTGGGAACCAGAGCAAGAAGAGAAGGGGATATTAGCTATTGTCCCATTTAAGGTAATCTCTTGCGGTGCTTATTCTAAAGTTAATTTTGAGTTTGATGATGAAGAAAACCGCGAAACAATGTTTATCGAGAGAATTGGTCAGGAACAACCTGTTGACCAGCAACCTGAAATATTACCAGATGAAGTAATTATCAAAGTGCCAGCGGTATTTAATAATTTACAGGCTGCCCTGGTCTATCCCAATCCTGCTTATAAAGGGCAAGAGGTAACCTTTACTCAGATTACCACGGATAAACAGGTTACCTTAAGAATATATAACATAGCCGGTGAATTAGTCATTGAGAAACAAAAAGATAACATCAATGATAGCCAGATTAAATGGAATTTAAAGAATAAAGATAACGAATATGTTGCCTCAGGTATTTATATCTATTTTTTAAAGGATGAACCTGGCTCTATTAAGAAAGGTAAGATTGGGGTGATAAAGTAA